A stretch of Drosophila gunungcola strain Sukarami chromosome 3L unlocalized genomic scaffold, Dgunungcola_SK_2 000002F, whole genome shotgun sequence DNA encodes these proteins:
- the LOC128257932 gene encoding microtubule-associated protein futsch isoform X1, with protein sequence MDDPGRQVIMGPPAAVATASNQPGPGNPSSAPPPQVTKGAPPPKRIIKKVQLDFNKLKEAGLDRQLAEVLRNQKLGDRKVETPSSSIPSPSAAAQSTSNAAECKLHQPQQQFRQPGKSTPQPLVKRFMISEFIEKTVPIQTTPNPTVYNTSNANRSMHVKTLLKNRILNKNTTINSQPQQMATTSQAASLSSAQGSASRGAASPAAFSMPIAKADLTIRPKQQPLLLNLVNQLPKHRAMCGPSYKSLMKQQHTPGQQISPNPQRIAAQQPIQISTQLQPQHPFQPAPEVPVDQSVSVVSPRLHKSPSPPLIVLENKVLAPNEKIDLSGLRLPNAPVPTTLSQAKPSETPVQTNLQSKIIKGKVIMNANKFKVSREKLAEMAKEIRQQANQVKLPATPEPASSTTERPFTITSILQRNKTPLFTPATLEENNVPLSNPILKANSLPACTKSRPISNPFPVDNSTNLESGKTKEYTGEEVAEPSPLELPLYIPSTLEVKLLPQTVPKASNTLHLSEHTPATPEPKEYCKKATTKPSPPKHSGYISSTSEREGGLQEPNPLDFPVYIPSHAQLTQLPGTMTTESCSDLPVHIPATEEVNAESSRPAYNPLPPEKISLLEGVTTASKAADLCKPEVYHAEVTKEPRFIDLPVCIPSSCETTEFSRKEAANPTQNDLTSKLNEFSEKSSSESSCLASTEIKSPVKKVQTAVDFIAQLAAENPLDESAFMDLSPEEQRLNALFGGGEYMGMSPVNEPAQPEEELPIGKIVQMDNMNILHATLDVHSDSTNVLRISPNALRLQSSGSILEKSLVDIEGVTDSVVEEKKEQVNLPEPPAEVATKPSVVKSLVFDTLETPNQEPQEDARSTVINTNNLKNDPNPKLNESEVPLEEIKPVSDAELVQEVNPPVKRSTIRSKKAKINLVQRTKRPSIPKAIEAKKTKIDFEEGEEEAMATDHSLLDDRYGVAGVEVPADEKQNEEDASESREDDTSKETSPSQDDPAKMSVEQETFDKTNTNLPEEHQVATKSSTERDLTQLYHPPKMPKNKPSQKNSAQEILDDSQPTTTSSNVSLIEILSQDAPPPQGEAQLPFCKKSIELNPCVPSTCDVTGIQDLIGHLTAEKVTPQIKKLSPTPKSEEPPKPMTRKKLVKTRPVLSKRSAKSGQKASQEKPNHFEFLHPVSANVGGRIPTSSTSDDDGSIFLGFDNKAENRSKTPMRSNRVRQMKINETDISDDATPDYDETEEEQQSTKKQTPEKNSEVNTQFTISKKKVVEAFLDDSDSSSGGPTSPMDFGDNVSVDEDRACEVYPQRDQPNWENLVNGTEHVVSKEKVATEEKNDCLTETADEAVKSSVVCLTIEDPPKIQVETHLDAADEHNDQKSHNFIEEKQLKSVINEHYSTISDSKSRKSRRKSNKANELSVRDTSNEPSTSKDSLTNTRPKRQTRGRSKTPGSLDVSEIKGIIEKGTNFEKAAEEVHEEVKDAEYDNLPLKTAENTILGENEEEEKITEEPGSSAKLRGKRKSRSLTKVIPGTQLDVVENPKLKSESIGSKDPEEEIKAAEALPLTTTENKNSVEKLEEKKSVEEPVTSLKSKRNRKTRCASPKIKVPPVVQDEVEVTSENAVYMKDEEAIKAVYEPFVNTENEEIKVPGEEGKRQSRCSRNKSVSITPAASEPEKVINPVIPTLNEDSKEDNASENATEATKSKGKRISRSKTPKILVSQEKGEEVNSSDGPNQTTSTVKTMNTRQSRSNTAKVIVPAVTLIEQTPNPEINSEESEINPETVKEENQPNEPTKPKRSRGKRQSRCTSKSSSKAPLDTKPEMPSITSEEPQPVEVDSVVARVKRKTPSRLGSVPPDSTPKDKEPAPITSRRSNAISVPADVSTPKSRKRRPTNFSEMISPKPEEPKVPAKRGRKRAAPVETEADSAKKLKTEESSETVSIVDFNLRLLLIRKREQLDTEEDVTENGKGEGPLQCGLCMMRCDKKNWHSHLGEHYGVGWTVGNTPKKITRASVMKMMKNHLQNSAEKLTCRLCNHQLGTPLGMLLHLEGCGNKQRIACDFCNRCYTKLSLPGHIRTCPKRQVHQNEDDQEPADGVVAETVYSNAGRAKRKSTIKAETKLKKIGEELTSQKATEETTAKHDFDGDSSDYDMAKDNESSEEYDSEGADSNEDALSTEDEDSLADNKRNEQGHVNRKRKTKRAVNTGECQQKPLLSRYHHLEARATHKWKEFVQRNYKAGSLFSQFLPSYSKVSAEEASFLLPSKETTSIRYAYGKVSKEDDWKQLAPLEGFNKKGEYVGYLGRPIKQLAWVPLPPKITDQYLLCNLRPKMKTFARHTQLKDEEALLMLLKCTVLSDNSDDKSWGLRPELHYGIRVPNGPVHSFSFLPSGGYDKSSNRLGLLAVGSSLSDVHIYALPLELTEEESAGDKVIIQLESLITLSLDVNNPVRDQCTKVCWSQASGHTFLATGYGNGNIAFWDIGDTDNINCFKRNNQTYFVPLTYFYIGERNVQFMDIHYDKNGPRWLAVGTSIRQFMIYDIANWSQPVVLTQDTICTLYMANMTWSPICETLVVSSSHFNRTIAVSPSGIQFEHRTLDGTLTTTREMHTNCQQNHMVFVTDNGDLVFLDVRDLNCGPALLKSVTNRRVVSTTELHHLGANAPKAKDPINADEFLRDYGVQINPLVPAPHRKKSFYLDAKRRPQNVHTLALSRFNCVRCNWNSPAHTWVAMGAEHGLLRILNFDRDKFF encoded by the exons ATGGATGATCCCGGGAGGCAGGTCATTATGGGTCCACCGGCGGCAGTGGCCACCGCTTCCAATCAACCCGGTCCTGGCAATCCCAGCAGTGCCCCTCCCCCGCAAGTGACCAAAGGCGCACCTCCGCCCAAGCGGATAATTAAGAAGGTTCAGCTGGATTTCAACAAGCTTAAGGAAGCGGGACTGGATAGGCAACTGGCCGAGGTCCTGAGAAATCAAAAACTTGGAGACCGGAAGGTGGAGACCCCTTCATCCAGCATTCCTTCGCCCTCTGCCGCTGCGCAGTCGACGTCGAACGCAGCAGAGTGCAAATTGCAtcagccacaacaacaatttCGTCAGCCCGGTAAATCaa CACCGCAGCCCTTGGTGAAGCGATTTATGATTTCGGAATTTATAGAAAAGACGGTGCCCATACAGACGACACCAAACCCGACAGTGTACAACACGTCAAATGCCAATCGTTCAATGCACGTCAAGACCTTGCTTAAAAACAGGATACTTAACAAGAACACGACCATCAACTCGCAGCCTCAGCAGATGGCAACAACATCCCAGGCGGCGTCGCTATCCTCTGCCCAGGGTTCAGCTTCTCGGGGCGCAGCTTCTCCTGCAGCCTTCTCCATGCCCATTGCCAAGGCGGACTTGACCATCCGCCCAAAGCAGCAACCACTGCTGCTCAATCTTGTGAATCAACTGCCCAAACATCGAGCCATGTGCGGACCGAGTTACAAGTCGTTGATGAAGCAGCAGCATACTCCTGGGCAGCAAATTTCACCCAATCCACAAAGGATAGCAGCACAGCAACCCATACAGATTTCCACACAACTCCAGCCACAACATCCGTTTCAGCCAGCTCCAGAAGTTCCTGTTGATCAATCAGTTTCAGTGGTGTCCCCAAGACTCCACAAGAGCCCCTCTCCGCCACTTATTGTTCTGGAGAACAAGGTGTTGGCACCCAACGAGAAGATCGATTTGAGTGGACTGCGTCTGCCAAATGCTCCGGTGCCCACAACTCTGTCACAGGCTAAACCTTCAGAGACCCCCGTTCAAACCAATCTCCAATCCAAGATTATTAAGGGCAAGGTGATTATGAACGCCAACAAGTTCAAGGTGTCGCGGGAAAAGCTGGCCGAGATGGCCAAAGAAATTCGGCAACAGGCGAATCAGGTGAAACTCCCTGCAACACCGGAACCAGCTTCCTCAACTACTGAAAGGCCATTCACTATCACCTCAATTCTTCAACGAAATAAGACGCCTCTTTTTACTCCAGCAACTCttgaagaaaataacgttCCTTTAAGCAATCCAATTCTTAAAGCAAACAGTTTGCCAGCCTGTACAAAGTCAAGGCCTATTTCAAATCCTTTTCCTGTAGATAATTCCACGAACCTGGAATCTGGTAAGACAAAGGAGTATACTGGCGAGGAGGTGGCAGAACCAAGTCCTCTTGAACTTCCGTTGTATATTCCATCAACTCTTGAGGTAAAACTGTTGCCTCAAACAGTACCCAAGGCATCAAATACTCTTCACTTGTCTGAACATACTCCTGCTACTCCGGAACCAAAGGAATATTGTAAAAAGGCCACCACAAAACCAAGCCCTCCCAAACACTCGGGATATATTTCTTCAACTTCAGAAAGGGAAGGAGGGCTGCAAGAACCGAACCCTCTTGATTTCCCTGTTTATATTCCCTCACATGCGCAGCTAACACAGTTGCCTGGAACTATGACTACAGAATCATGTTCTGATCTGCCTGTACATATTCCAGCAACTGAAGAAGTGAATGCAGAATCAAGCAGACCTGCATATAATCCATTACCTCCGGAAAAAATAAGTTTGCTTGAAGGTGTAACAACAGCATCCAAAGCTGCTGACTTGTGTAAACCAGAAGTGTACCATGCGGAAGTGACCAAAGAACCAAGATTCATTGACTTGCCTGTCTGTATTCCTTCATCTTGCGAAACCACGGAATTTTCTAGAAAAGAAGCTGCAAATCCAACACAGAACGACTTAActtcaaaactaaatgaattttCCGAAAAGTCTAGCTCGGAATCAAGCTGCTTGGCGTCTACAGAGATCAAATCACCAGTAAAGAAGGTTCAAACTGCAGTAGATTTCATAGCCCAACTAGCGGCTGAAAATCCTCTAGACGAAAGCGCCTTCATGGACCTCTCGCCGGAAGAACAAAGACTAAACGCCCTTTTCGGAGGCGGTGAATATATGGGTATGTCGCCAGTGAATGAACCTGCGCAGCCCGAGGAGGAGTTGCCCATTGGAAAGATTGTCCAAATGGACAACATGAATATACTGCACGCCACTTTGGATGTACACAGCGATAGTACAAACGTACTGCGCATTAGCCCCAATGCGTTGAGGCTGCAAAGCAGCGGGTCTATTTTGGAAAAGTCATTGGTTGATATTGAAGGAGTGACAGATTCAGTGGTGGAGGAGAAGAAAGAACAAGTCAACTTACCGGAGCCACCTGCTGAGGTCGCAACTAAGCCAAGTGTGGTGAAATCTTTGGTGTTTGATACTTTAGAAACTCCAAACCAAGAACCACAAGAAGATGCTCGCAGTACAgtaataaacacaaataatttgaaaaacgaTCCTAATCCTAAGCTAAATGAATCAGAAGTGCCTTTAGAGGAGATCAAGCCAGTGTCTGATGCGGAGCTTGTACAGGAGGTTAATCCTCCCGTTAAAAGGTCAACTATCAGATCCAAGAaggctaaaattaatttagtgcAACGCACTAAAAGACCAAGCATCCCCAAGGCAATTGAGGCAAAGAAAACCAAGATAGATTTTGAGGAGGGCGAGGAGGAGGCGATGGCTACCGATCACAGCTTGCTAGATGACCGATACGGAGTCGCAGGAGTCGAG GTGCCAGCAGATGAGAAGCAGAATGAAGAAGATGCCAGTGAGTCCAGAGAAGATGACACCAGTAAAGAAACTAGTCCCAGTCAAGATGATCCAGCAAAAATGTCAGTCGAACAAGAGACATTTGACAAAACTAATACAAATCTCCCGGAAGAACATCAAGTTGCAACCAAATCTTCAACAGAACGCGATCTAACCCAGTTGTACCATCCACCGAAAATGCCCAAAAATAAACCTAGTCAGAAGAACAGTGCTCAGGAGATCTTGGACGATTCACAACCCACAACAACGAGTAGTAATGTCTCCCTCATAGAAATTCTTTCCCAGGATGCACCACCGCCTCAGGGAGAAGCTCAGTTACCATTTTGCAAGAAGTCTATAGAGTTAAATCCCTGTGTACCTAGCACATGCGATGTCACAGGAATTCAGGATTTAATTGGGCACTTGACTGCCGAAAAGGTTACaccacaaattaaaaagctatcgCCAACGCCGAAATCAGAGGAACCACCTAAACCTATGACCCGCAAGAAACTTGTAAAAACGAGACCGGTTCTCAGCAAGAGATCCGCGAAATCCGGTCAGAAGGCTTCACAAGAAAAGCCAAACCATTTTGAATTCCTCCATCCAGTCAGTGCAAATGTTGGAGGTCGCATTCCCACATCCAGCACTAGTGATGATGATGGCTCCATATTTTTGGGCTTCGATAACAAGGCGGAGAATCGTTCTAAAACTCCAATGAGAAGCAACCGAGTGAGACAAATGAAGATCAACGAAACGGACATTAGCGATGACGCAACTCCCGATTACGACGAGACCGAAGAGGAGCAGCAGTCTACAAAAAAGCAGACACCAGAGAAGAACTCTGAGGTTAATACCCAGTTTACTATCagtaaaaaaaaggttgtGGAAGCTTTTTTGGACGATTCAGATAGCAGTAGTGGAGGCCCAACCAGTCCAATGGACTTTGGGGACAACGTATCGGTTGATGAAGACAGAGCGTGTGAAGTTTACCCGCAAAGGGATCAACCTAATTGGGAAAATCTTGTAAATGGAACTGAACATGTTGTTAGTAAGGAGAAAGTAGCCACGGAAGAGAAAAATGATTGTCTTACAGAAACAGCAGATGAAGCGGTTAAATCTTCAGTAGTTTGTTTGACTATTGAGGATCCACCTAAAATTCAAGTAGAAACACATTTGGATGCTGCTGATGAGCACAACGATCAAAAATCTCACAATTTTATAGAGGAAAAACAGCTAAAATCTGTGATAAATGAACATTATTCAACAATATCTGACAGTAAATCAAGAAAAAGCAGGAGAAAGTCAAACAAAGCAAATGAGCTTTCTGTCAGGGATACTTCAAATGAACCTTCCACAAGTAAGGATAGTTTAACGAATACAAGACCCAAACGGCAGACAAGAGGTCGTTCAAAAACACCTGGATCTTTGGATGTTTCAGAAATAAAGGGAATCATAGAAAAGGGTACTAATTTTGAGAAAGCGGCTGAAGAAGTCCACGAAGAGGTTAAAGATGCTGAGTATGACAATTTACCATTAAAGACAGCAGAAAACACAATTTTAGGGGAAAATGAggaagaagaaaaaattactGAGGAACCAGGATCATCTGCGAAATTAAGAGGAAAACGAAAATCTCGGAGTTTAACTAAAGTCATTCCTGGAACACAACTGGACGTGGTTGAAAATCCCAAACTAAAATCGGAGAGTATAGGTTCTAAGGATCCGGAGGAAGAAATTAAAGCAGCGGAAGCTTTACCCTTAACAacaactgaaaataaaaattcagtGGAAAAGCTGGAAGAGAAAAAGTCCGTTGAGGAGCCAGTGACttctttaaaatcaaaaagaaacCGAAAGACGCGTTGTGCTTCACCAAAAATTAAAGTCCCACCTGTTGTTCAAGATGAAGTGGAAGTAACATCAGAGAATGCTGTTTATATGAAAGATGAGGAAGCTATCAAAGCTGTATATGAACCTTTTGTAAATACAGAAAATGAGGAAATTAAAGTTCCTGGAGAAGAAGGAAAGAGGCAGTCCCGATGTAGTAGGAACAAATCCGTTTCAATAACTCCCGCGGCTTCTGAACCAGAAAAAGTAATCAATCCTGTGATACCCACTCTTAATGAAGATTCGAAGGAAGATAATGCTTCAGAGAATGCAACCGAAGCTACCAAATCCAAAGGAAAACGCATATCTAGGAGTAAAACGCCAAAAATATTGGTTTCACAAGAGAAAGGTGAAGAGGTTAATTCATCCGATGGGCCGAACCAAACAACTAGTACTGTAAAAACTATGAATACACGACAATCTCGAAGTAATACAGCTAAAGTTATAGTTCCAGCAGTTACTCTAATTGAACAGACTCCAAACCCTGaaataaattcagaagaaTCAGAGATTAACCCTGAAACTGTTAAAGAAGAAAATCAACCGAACGAACCGACAAAACCTAAAAGATCAAGAGGAAAACGACAATCTCGATGTACTTCCAAATCGAGTTCAAAAGCTCCTTTAGATACTAAGCCTGAAATGCCATCGATAACCTCAGAAGAACCTCAGCCTGTAGAAGTTGATTCTGTCGTGGCACGGGTCAAACGGAAGACTCCATCCCGTTTAGGTTCAGTTCCACCGGATAGCACCCCCAAAGATAAAGAACCTGCACCTATAACAAGCAGAAGAAGTAATGCCATTAGTGTACCAGCGGATGTATCTACTCCAAAGTCGCGTAAGCGTAGGCCCACAAATTTCAGTGAGATGATTTCACCGAAACCTGAAGAGCCTAAAGTCCCAGCAAAAAGGGGAAGAAAGCGAGCAGCTCCTGTCGAAACGGAAGCCGATTCGGCCAAAAAACTAAAGACTGAGGAGAGTTCGGAAACGGTTAGTATAGTTGACTTCAATCTTAGGCTGCTGCTCATTCGAAAGCGGGAACAATTGGACACCGAAGAGGATGTTACTGAAAATGGCAAGGGTGAAGGTCCGCTGCAATGTGGCTTGTGTATGATGCGTTGCGATAAGAAAAATTGGCACAGCCATCTGGGAGAGCACTATGGAGTGGGTTGGACCGTTGGAAACACACCCAAG AAAATCACGCGCGCCTCGGTGATGAAAATGATGAAAAACCATCTCCAAAATAGCGCCGAAAAGCTAACATGTCGCCTCTGCAATCACCAATTGGGCACTCCCCTGGGCATGTTGCTTCACCTGGAGGGCTGTGGCAATAAACAGCGAATTGCTTGCGATTTCTGCAACCGCTGCTACACCAAACTCTCGCTACCGGGACACATAAGAACCTGTCCAAAGCGCCAGGTACATCAGAACGAGGATGATCAGGAGCCTGCGGATGGAGTTGTCGCTGAAACGGTGTACAGCAATGCTGGCCGTGCCAAACGGAAGTCCACAATCAA GGCTGAAacaaaattgaagaaaatagGAGAGGAACTGACTTCACAAAAGGCGACAGAGGAGACTACCGCCAAACACGACTTCGATGGCGATTCATCCGACTACGACATGGCCAAAGACAATGAGTCGTCCGAGGAATATGATTCGGAAGGAGCCGATTCCAACGAGGACGCCCTTAGCACCGAAGATGAGGACAGCCTTGCTGATAATAAACGAAACGAACAAGGACATGTTAAcaggaaaaggaaaacaaaacggGCGGTAAATACGGGGGAGTGTCAGCAGAAACCTT TACTTTCACGTTATCACCACTTGGAGGCAAGGGCAACCCACAAATGGAAGGAATT CGTACAACGAAATTATAAAGCTGGCTCCTTGTTTAGCCAGTTCCTGCCCAGCTATTCGAAGGTTTCTGCAGAGGAGGCTAGTTTTTTGTTGCCCTCTAAGGAGACAACATCCATACGATATGCTTATGGTAAGGTCAGCAAAGAAGACGACTGGAAACAGCTTGCACCCTTGGAGGGTTTTAACAAAAAAG GTGAATATGTGGGCTATCTTGGCAGGCCTATTAAGCAACTCGCCTGGGTCCCTCTGCCCCCGAAAATTACGGATCAGTATTTACTATGCAACCTGCGTCCAAAGATGAAAACCTTTGCAAGACATACACAACTGAAGGATGAAGAAGCCCTCTTGATGTTGCTGAAATGTACGGTGTTATCGGACAATTCCGATGACAAATCGTGGGGTCTTCGTCCAGAGCTTCATTACGGAATTCGTGTGCCCAATGGACCAGTTCATAGTTTCTCTTTTTTGCCCAGCGGTGGCTATGATAAGTCATCCAATCGCTTGGGCCTTTTGGCTGTGGGTAGTTCTTTGAGTGATGTCCACATTTATGCTCTGCCTTTGGAGCTGACGGAGGAAGAGAGTGCAGGCGACAAAGTTATCATTCAATTGGAATCATTGATTACGCTCAGCTTGGATGTCAACAATCCTGTTCGGGATCAGTGCACTAAAGTTTGCTGGTCACAG GCATCAGGACACACTTTTTTAGCGACTGGCTATGGCAATGGCAACATTGCCTTTTGGGACATTGGTGATACGGATAACATTAACTGCTTCAAACGGAACAATCAAACCTATTTTGTGCCTCTGACTTACTTTTACATAGGCGAACGAAATGTGCAAT TTATGGATATACATTATGATAAAAATGGACCACGTTGGCTTGCGGTTGGCACTTCCATACGCCAATTTATGATCTACGATATTGCGAATTGGTCCCAACCCGTCGTACTAACTCAGGACACCATCTGCACTCTATATATGGCTAATATGACTTGGTCCCCTATTTGTGAAACACTAGTCGTTAGCAGTTCAC ATTTTAATCGCACAATAGCAGTTAGTCCATCGGGAATACAATTCGAGCATCGGACCCTCGATGGAACCCTCACGACCACACGTGAAATGCACACGAATTGCCAGCAGAATCACATGGTGTTTGTGACGGACAACGGCGATCTGGTGTTCCTGGATGTGCGAGATCTCAACTGTGGGCCTGCTCTGCTAAAGTCAGTGACCAACAGACGGGTCGTATCCACAACTGAGTTGCATCATCTGGGCGCCAATGCTCCCAAAGCTAAGGATCCTATTAACGCGGATGAGTTTCTCCGCGACTATGGAGTGCAAATCAATCCGCTGGTCCCCGCGCCCCATAGAAAAAAATCCTTTTATCTGGACGCCAAGCGTCGACCGCAAAACGTACACACTTTGGCCCTATCCAGATTCAATTGCGTTCGATGCAATTGGAACTCGCCCGCCCACACTTGGGTGGCCATGGGCGCTGAACATGGACTGCTGCGGATCCTTAATTTCGATCGAGATAAATTCTTCTAA